GCAAGCGTCCGGGGTCGAAAGGCCAAGATCCAAGAAACAGTATGTGACTAAGTAATATCCTCCCCGGCCGCTTTAACTGAATTTTACTGATATATGGTGATCCAAGAGCTTGAAGCAAAGTAGTAGTAATTTGATGGATGTGTGGTGCACCGTGCAGGAAGAGGCATGCGAAGAAGGTTGTGAAGAAGCGCGTGGCGGTGGGGGAAGCGTCGGAGGCGGACCCATGGGCGTGGCGCAAGTACGGGCAGAAGACCGTCAAGGGGTCCCCCTACACGCGCAGCTACTACCGCTGCAGCACCGCCAAGGAATGCGGTGCGCGCAAGATTATGGAGCTCTGCCCCACCGACCCGGACACCCTCATCCTCACCTACACCGGCGCCGACCACAACCACCCGCCCCCACTCCACCGCAACTCCCTCGCCGGCACCACGCGCAACAGGCAGCAGCGTCGTCACCACCTTCCGTCCCCCCCTCGTCAGCACGCAGATCGGCAGAGCCCGGGGCCGTCGACTTCGCCGTCcacggagatggagatggaggaccACActgaggacgacgacgacctgcTCAAGCTCCTG
This is a stretch of genomic DNA from Brachypodium distachyon strain Bd21 chromosome 1, Brachypodium_distachyon_v3.0, whole genome shotgun sequence. It encodes these proteins:
- the LOC100834454 gene encoding WRKY transcription factor 22 isoform X2, whose product is MKGDAGWYYQSASQNDWDLNAVVRYACGGRVSQPRPSDDPFASFLPPAQEPVPAPTPDVTTLGAGPSSLLPDLTPNNDDPLAVVDELSIAYLVTQSQLALQPPPPQPPQPPVAVVQPQQDDAAPVPPPVPQITVGQASGVERPRSKKQKRHAKKVVKKRVAVGEASEADPWAWRKYGQKTVKGSPYTRSYYRCSTAKECGARKIMELCPTDPDTLILTYTGADHNHPPPLHRNSLAGTTRNRQQRRHHLPSPPRQHADRQSPGPSTSPSTEMEMEDHTEDDDDLLKLLNEATDTGGHDGEWR
- the LOC100834454 gene encoding probable WRKY transcription factor 27 isoform X1, with amino-acid sequence MKGDAGWYYQSASQNDWDLNAVVRYACGGRVSQPRPSDDPFASFLPPAQEPVPAPTPDVTTLGAGPSSLLPDLTPNNDDPLAVVDELSIAYLVTQSQLALQPPPPQPPQPPVAVVQPQQDDAAPVPPPVPQITVGQASGVERPRSKKQYVTKKRHAKKVVKKRVAVGEASEADPWAWRKYGQKTVKGSPYTRSYYRCSTAKECGARKIMELCPTDPDTLILTYTGADHNHPPPLHRNSLAGTTRNRQQRRHHLPSPPRQHADRQSPGPSTSPSTEMEMEDHTEDDDDLLKLLNEATDTGGHDGEWR